In Rhodanobacter humi, the following are encoded in one genomic region:
- a CDS encoding alpha-N-acetylglucosaminidase, giving the protein MKRALRRWLACLLLVCAGVPAAFAAEPAKPAFDIAPARAALQRLLPRQQAQFTLVALDRGHGADRFRITGTPGHIVVAATSPAVLLTGVETYLEQVVHVAIGWPGDSLARLPATLPAPASTIEHRAAVPDRYALNDTDDGYSNAYLAWPAWEHKIDLLALHGIDEVLMTIGTEEVYRRTFQDFGYSDTEMRAWIPATAHQPWWLLQNMSGFDAPLSPREYARRVALAQKIVARLRQLGMTPVFPGWFGTVPPGFVAKHSGANVVPQGTWVGFNRPDWLDPRDPLYAKVAADFYRQQRALFGESTMYKMDLLHEGGRAGDVPVAVAARGVMAALQAAHPGARWVLLGWQHNPLPAVIDAVDHQRLLIVDGLSDRYDGLDREQDWHGAPYAFGSIPNFGGHSTLGANAGVWLKRFVAWRDKPNSTLRGIAWMPEASGIDPAAFALFTALAWEPVPSDESAWFKAYADSRYGGIDTHAEAAWRILGETAYAMPSSGDSEPQDSLFEARPSQDVSTAASWSPRAMRYDAAHFGQAICELLQVAPALRSTSAYRHDVVDVARQTLANHARVLLPQIKAAWGVKDARRLHALATEWLGDMALLDRLLASDPDFLLGNWLAPARADAGNQAEAAQFEYDQRAIITVWGERQGADEGGLHDYANRELSGLVSGLYEPRWRRWFASLEQSLATGRPPEKIDWYAMEHAWAVSRAAEPTVPQGDPWQLATEVTRRLGICKP; this is encoded by the coding sequence ATGAAACGAGCACTGCGACGATGGCTGGCCTGCCTGCTGCTGGTCTGTGCCGGCGTGCCCGCCGCCTTCGCCGCCGAGCCAGCGAAACCGGCCTTCGACATCGCGCCGGCACGCGCGGCCTTGCAGCGTCTGCTGCCACGGCAACAGGCGCAGTTCACCCTGGTCGCGTTGGATCGCGGGCATGGTGCGGATCGCTTCCGCATCACCGGCACGCCGGGGCACATCGTGGTGGCGGCTACCTCGCCGGCAGTGCTGCTCACCGGCGTGGAAACCTACTTGGAGCAGGTGGTGCACGTTGCCATCGGCTGGCCGGGCGACAGCCTTGCGCGCCTGCCGGCCACGCTGCCCGCGCCTGCGTCGACCATCGAGCACCGCGCGGCGGTACCGGACCGTTACGCGCTGAACGACACCGACGACGGCTATTCCAACGCCTACCTGGCCTGGCCGGCGTGGGAACACAAGATCGACCTGCTCGCGCTGCACGGCATCGACGAAGTGCTGATGACGATCGGCACCGAGGAGGTGTACCGCCGTACCTTCCAGGATTTCGGCTACAGCGATACGGAGATGCGCGCGTGGATTCCCGCCACGGCGCACCAGCCGTGGTGGTTGCTGCAGAACATGTCCGGCTTCGACGCGCCGCTGTCGCCGCGGGAGTACGCGCGGCGCGTGGCGCTGGCGCAGAAGATCGTCGCGCGCCTGCGTCAGCTTGGCATGACGCCGGTATTCCCCGGCTGGTTCGGCACCGTGCCGCCGGGCTTCGTGGCGAAGCATTCCGGTGCGAACGTGGTGCCACAGGGCACGTGGGTGGGTTTCAATCGCCCCGACTGGCTCGATCCGCGCGATCCGCTCTATGCGAAGGTCGCGGCGGATTTCTACCGCCAGCAGCGTGCGTTGTTCGGCGAGAGCACGATGTACAAGATGGACCTGCTGCATGAAGGCGGCCGCGCCGGCGACGTGCCGGTGGCCGTGGCCGCGCGCGGCGTGATGGCCGCGTTGCAGGCGGCGCATCCGGGCGCGCGCTGGGTGTTGCTGGGCTGGCAGCACAACCCGTTGCCGGCGGTGATCGATGCGGTGGATCACCAACGCCTGCTGATCGTCGACGGTTTGTCGGACCGCTACGACGGGCTGGATCGCGAGCAGGACTGGCACGGCGCGCCGTATGCGTTCGGCAGCATCCCCAACTTCGGCGGCCACAGTACGCTGGGCGCAAATGCCGGCGTGTGGCTCAAGCGCTTCGTCGCGTGGCGCGACAAGCCCAACAGCACGCTGCGCGGCATTGCCTGGATGCCTGAGGCCAGCGGCATCGATCCTGCGGCGTTCGCCCTGTTCACCGCGCTGGCCTGGGAGCCGGTGCCCAGCGATGAGTCCGCATGGTTCAAGGCCTACGCCGACAGCCGCTACGGCGGTATCGACACGCATGCCGAAGCCGCGTGGCGCATCCTCGGCGAAACCGCCTATGCGATGCCATCCAGTGGTGATTCGGAGCCGCAGGACAGCCTGTTCGAGGCGCGCCCTTCGCAGGATGTGTCCACGGCGGCGAGCTGGTCGCCCAGGGCGATGCGCTACGACGCCGCGCATTTCGGGCAGGCCATCTGCGAACTGCTGCAGGTGGCGCCCGCGCTGCGCAGCACCAGCGCCTACCGCCACGATGTGGTGGACGTGGCGCGACAAACACTGGCCAACCACGCCCGTGTGCTGCTGCCGCAGATCAAGGCGGCCTGGGGGGTGAAGGACGCCAGACGCCTGCACGCGCTGGCCACCGAGTGGCTGGGCGACATGGCGCTGCTCGATCGCCTGCTCGCCAGCGATCCGGACTTCCTGCTAGGCAACTGGCTCGCGCCGGCACGCGCGGACGCGGGCAACCAGGCCGAAGCGGCGCAATTCGAATACGACCAGCGCGCGATTATCACCGTGTGGGGCGAACGCCAGGGCGCCGACGAAGGCGGCCTGCACGACTACGCCAACCGCGAGCTGTCCGGCCTGGTGAGCGGTTTGTACGAACCGCGCTGGCGGCGCTGGTTCGCATCGCTGGAGCAGTCGCTGGCGACGGGCAGGCCACCGGAGAAGATCGACTGGTACGCGATGGAGCATGCGTGGGCGGTCTCACGCGCGGCAGAACCAACGGTGCCGCAAGGTGACCCGTGGCAACTGGCGACCGAGGTGACACGGCGGCTGGGGATCTGCAAGCCGTGA
- a CDS encoding right-handed parallel beta-helix repeat-containing protein produces MPFASHAQTLRVTPTGSASGACGAASPCSLQAVQAQVRALRAQGHDGITVQLQDGTYRLQQPLQFDASDSGAGGRPVRWQAAPGAHPVLSGSRLVQGTRDGALWSFALPSSDAPSSVYIDGQRRWPSRSEACPHCVVDAKGLSNVPRAILHSLQVGSLAVMHERWRDFRCGVVVVGQGRVDLAQPCWHNAALDSVKNGWSVASPVGKYYAGVDWFENLAGDPSAPGSYTVDTAHRVLRYRPLPDEATQVPSIELPALEQLLVLKGTPGAPVHDLVFRGIGFAGTEWRKPESVDGYVPLQAGYLVDGNSRTALPDNGEGMTRIGNAVDVEAGRDIIFDHDSFQHLAAAGIALAAGTHGAAVTNSRFTDIGGGGVFAGDTEGHPADPASKSSNIVVADNRIDHVALAYRDNVAIMAGFVNGLVIAHNTISDLPYSGISVGWGWDYEGDAPVQSSIHIVANRIERVMLQLADGGAIYTQAQSTPGTSCVVRNVADMRHSGEGNGIYLDEHSTYFDVKHNVVLGSWVSAWASWSGHLRITDNWTDDAGKPHNPGPTKLWSPNFTYLKTLPTAALAVQGAAGARDGQPEPALPIRVPTACPNP; encoded by the coding sequence TTGCCGTTCGCATCCCATGCGCAGACCCTGCGCGTCACCCCGACGGGCTCGGCCAGTGGCGCCTGCGGGGCCGCGTCGCCCTGCAGCTTGCAGGCCGTGCAGGCGCAGGTACGCGCGTTGCGCGCCCAGGGTCACGACGGCATCACCGTGCAGTTGCAGGACGGCACTTATCGCCTGCAACAGCCGTTGCAATTCGATGCCTCGGACAGCGGCGCAGGCGGCCGTCCCGTGCGCTGGCAGGCCGCGCCAGGCGCACATCCGGTGCTGTCCGGCAGCCGGCTCGTGCAAGGCACGCGCGATGGCGCACTGTGGAGCTTCGCGTTGCCGTCGAGCGATGCACCGTCGAGCGTCTACATTGATGGCCAGCGCCGCTGGCCGTCGCGCAGCGAGGCTTGCCCGCATTGCGTGGTGGATGCCAAGGGCTTGTCGAACGTGCCGCGGGCGATCCTGCACAGCTTGCAGGTCGGCTCATTGGCGGTGATGCACGAGCGTTGGCGCGATTTCCGCTGCGGCGTGGTTGTGGTGGGACAGGGCCGCGTCGATCTTGCCCAGCCGTGCTGGCACAACGCCGCGCTGGACTCGGTCAAGAACGGCTGGTCGGTGGCCAGCCCGGTGGGCAAGTACTACGCCGGCGTGGACTGGTTCGAGAACCTTGCCGGCGATCCGTCTGCGCCCGGCAGCTACACGGTGGATACGGCACACCGCGTGCTGCGCTATCGGCCGTTGCCCGATGAAGCCACGCAGGTACCTTCCATCGAACTGCCCGCACTGGAACAACTGCTGGTGCTGAAAGGCACGCCCGGGGCGCCGGTGCACGACCTGGTATTCCGCGGCATCGGCTTTGCCGGTACCGAATGGCGCAAGCCGGAATCCGTCGATGGCTACGTGCCCCTGCAGGCGGGCTATCTGGTCGACGGCAACAGCCGCACCGCGCTGCCCGACAACGGCGAGGGCATGACGCGCATAGGCAACGCGGTGGACGTGGAGGCCGGTCGCGACATCATATTCGACCACGACAGCTTCCAGCATCTCGCGGCGGCCGGCATCGCGTTGGCGGCAGGCACGCACGGCGCGGCGGTGACGAACTCGCGCTTCACCGACATCGGCGGTGGCGGCGTGTTCGCGGGCGATACGGAGGGGCATCCTGCGGATCCGGCCAGCAAGTCGTCCAACATCGTGGTCGCCGACAACCGCATCGACCACGTGGCGCTGGCGTACCGCGACAACGTGGCGATCATGGCCGGTTTCGTCAACGGGCTCGTCATCGCGCACAACACCATCAGCGACTTGCCGTACAGCGGTATCTCGGTGGGCTGGGGCTGGGATTACGAGGGCGATGCGCCGGTGCAGTCGTCCATCCACATCGTCGCCAACCGCATCGAGCGCGTGATGCTGCAACTGGCCGATGGCGGCGCGATCTACACTCAGGCGCAATCGACGCCAGGCACCTCGTGCGTGGTGCGCAACGTCGCCGACATGCGCCATAGCGGCGAAGGCAACGGCATCTACCTCGACGAGCACAGCACGTACTTCGACGTGAAACACAACGTGGTGCTCGGCAGTTGGGTGAGCGCCTGGGCCTCGTGGAGCGGCCACCTGCGCATCACCGACAACTGGACGGACGACGCCGGCAAGCCGCACAACCCCGGCCCCACCAAGCTGTGGTCACCCAATTTCACCTACCTGAAAACGCTGCCGACGGCGGCGTTGGCGGTGCAGGGCGCGGCGGGCGCAAGGGACGGCCAGCCCGAACCCGCGTTGCCCATCCGCGTGCCGACCGCCTGCCCGAACCCATAG